One Leptolyngbya ohadii IS1 genomic window carries:
- a CDS encoding ABC transporter substrate-binding protein, whose protein sequence is MDSWFHFRFRRFGVWLCLGFLVTLLTACQNWTNRSPQPQSPPPAVLRIFWNQGFYAEEDQALQKAIADWERQSHIKVELSLFSSDDILNQAVIALENNDPPDILFAHRADYTLQPRWALEGKLADVSDVVRSVEPQYSPTALNAAHLYNKTTQQRSYYGVPIELQTIHVHYWRDLLEQVNLKDTDIPNDWNGFWQFWQRSQQRIRQQGEPVYGLGLPLSPKASDTFFLFEQLLEANNIQLLDDQGKLRLTDPAVSQGLIAVLDWLTGIYRSGYVPKAALNWVDSDNNVTFLNHSALMTVNSSLSIPASQRADPQVYRQQLVTRPFPSKPDGSPMSYLVSVKQAVIFANSRNPQAAKDFLTYLIQPDRLNTYIKESLGRWFPVMPDSLQDTFWQNTQDPHISAGIRQFQQHSTRPFYHVLNPAYSQVQAENVWGNTLHRILINRLSPEAAVNEAIMRIDQIFAEWER, encoded by the coding sequence TTGGATTCATGGTTTCATTTCCGCTTTCGTCGATTTGGAGTCTGGCTATGCCTGGGTTTTCTGGTCACGCTCCTGACCGCCTGTCAAAACTGGACAAATCGATCGCCCCAGCCCCAGTCGCCGCCGCCTGCCGTCCTGCGAATCTTCTGGAATCAGGGATTTTATGCCGAGGAAGACCAGGCTTTGCAAAAGGCGATCGCCGACTGGGAACGGCAAAGCCACATCAAAGTTGAACTATCTCTCTTTAGCTCGGACGACATTCTGAATCAAGCCGTCATTGCCCTGGAAAACAATGATCCGCCTGATATTCTGTTTGCCCATCGCGCCGATTATACGCTTCAGCCCCGGTGGGCACTGGAAGGCAAACTGGCGGATGTCTCAGACGTGGTGCGATCGGTCGAGCCGCAATATAGTCCGACTGCGCTCAATGCTGCCCACTTGTACAACAAAACCACACAGCAGCGCAGCTATTATGGTGTGCCGATCGAGCTACAAACCATTCATGTTCACTACTGGCGCGATTTGCTGGAGCAGGTGAATCTGAAGGATACCGACATTCCCAACGACTGGAACGGATTCTGGCAGTTCTGGCAGCGATCGCAGCAGCGCATTCGGCAGCAGGGAGAACCTGTATATGGCTTGGGCTTACCGCTCTCCCCTAAAGCCAGCGATACGTTCTTTCTATTTGAGCAGCTTCTAGAAGCGAACAACATTCAACTGCTCGATGATCAGGGCAAGCTGCGGCTTACCGATCCCGCTGTAAGTCAGGGTTTAATCGCCGTGCTGGATTGGTTGACTGGCATTTACCGAAGTGGCTACGTGCCTAAAGCCGCCCTCAACTGGGTCGATTCCGATAACAACGTCACTTTTCTCAACCACAGTGCGTTGATGACCGTCAATTCTAGTCTCTCGATTCCGGCATCGCAGCGAGCCGACCCACAGGTTTATCGCCAGCAGCTTGTAACCCGCCCCTTTCCCAGCAAACCCGACGGTAGCCCCATGAGCTATCTGGTTTCTGTCAAGCAAGCGGTCATCTTCGCCAACAGTCGGAACCCCCAAGCCGCCAAAGACTTTCTCACCTATCTGATTCAGCCCGATCGCCTCAATACCTACATCAAGGAATCTCTCGGTCGCTGGTTTCCCGTCATGCCCGACTCGCTGCAAGATACCTTCTGGCAGAACACTCAAGATCCCCATATCTCCGCCGGAATTCGGCAATTTCAGCAGCACTCGACGCGCCCCTTCTACCATGTCCTTAATCCGGCTTACTCGCAGGTTCAAGCTGAAAATGTCTGGGGTAACACCCTGCATCGTATCCTGATCAATCGCCTCTCTCCAGAAGCCGCTGTGAATGAGGCGATCATGCGAATCGATCAAATCTTTGCAGAATGGGAGCGATAG
- a CDS encoding pyridoxamine 5'-phosphate oxidase family protein → MNSFAVTQRTQIKRLPQRGNYDRALIHQILDEGLICHLGFAVNGQPFVIPTAYGRVDDLLYIHGSPASRMLRTLKQGVEVCVTVTLLDGLVLARSAFHHSMNYRSVVVFGQAVVVEEAAEKLAALKAFTEHIIPGRWSEVRPVTAQEVAGTIVLALPLTEASAKVRTGPPSDDDADYELPIWAGELPLRLTSLSPVPDPLLSSEIQLPPSVRQYDR, encoded by the coding sequence ATGAATTCATTTGCGGTAACGCAGCGCACTCAAATCAAACGACTACCGCAACGGGGCAATTACGATCGCGCTTTGATTCACCAAATTCTGGATGAAGGCTTGATCTGTCACCTGGGATTTGCAGTCAACGGACAACCCTTTGTGATTCCAACTGCCTATGGCAGAGTAGACGATCTCCTCTATATTCACGGCTCACCTGCCAGCCGAATGCTGCGGACGCTCAAGCAAGGCGTTGAGGTGTGCGTGACGGTGACGCTGCTCGATGGACTGGTTCTGGCACGATCGGCGTTTCATCACTCCATGAATTACCGCTCAGTTGTGGTTTTCGGGCAAGCTGTGGTGGTTGAAGAGGCAGCAGAAAAACTGGCAGCGTTGAAAGCTTTTACAGAACATATTATTCCGGGTCGCTGGTCTGAGGTTCGTCCGGTTACCGCTCAGGAAGTGGCTGGAACAATCGTTCTTGCACTCCCGCTCACCGAAGCATCTGCCAAAGTGAGAACGGGACCGCCCAGTGATGATGATGCTGACTATGAACTTCCCATCTGGGCAGGAGAATTGCCCTTACGTCTGACTTCTTTATCCCCCGTTCCCGACCCGCTGCTATCCTCAGAAATCCAGTTACCGCCTTCAGTGAGACAGTATGATAGGTAG
- a CDS encoding GNAT family N-acetyltransferase — translation MLTQQRFHVRSATPQEDVLIAHHFYQMWVDNQIAKNAIREDWLDITLQFMRQARYTLYYQAFIAEVDKRVVGSAGCQQFAGLYPNILKTSERCDGYIWGVYVEPAYRGQGIGTQLTQQTLAHLKAIGCTHAVLNASPFGKPIYSQLGFAESNVMRLDLQQVKGC, via the coding sequence ATGTTGACGCAACAACGCTTTCACGTTCGCTCAGCCACCCCGCAGGAAGATGTTTTAATCGCCCATCATTTTTATCAGATGTGGGTAGATAACCAGATTGCAAAAAACGCGATCCGAGAAGACTGGCTAGACATCACGCTGCAATTTATGCGGCAGGCACGTTATACGCTGTACTACCAGGCGTTTATCGCAGAGGTTGACAAACGAGTAGTGGGTTCTGCGGGATGCCAGCAGTTTGCCGGACTCTACCCCAATATTCTTAAAACCAGCGAGCGGTGCGACGGATATATTTGGGGGGTTTATGTGGAGCCTGCCTATCGGGGGCAGGGAATTGGCACCCAACTTACCCAGCAAACCCTCGCTCACCTCAAAGCGATTGGTTGCACCCATGCCGTCCTCAATGCCTCTCCTTTTGGTAAACCCATCTATTCCCAGTTGGGATTTGCGGAGAGTAATGTAATGCGATTGGATTTACAGCAGGTTAAAGGATGTTAA
- a CDS encoding PLP-dependent aminotransferase family protein, whose protein sequence is MDLTITLDNQIDRPLHQQLYEELRQTILTGRLLPRQKLPSTRSLAQSLHISRTTVTQSYDRLLSEGYLESIVGSGTYVCAQLPDELLHSSPVETEQTLNSDPIHLSCYGNHLSQTLFALQPKLEQPISFRLGQLALQHFPIALWRKLLSRYCLASSDWLDYAADFQGYLPLRQAIAAYLSRSRAVQCTPQQIILTNGTQQALDLVMRLLIDAGDGIVVEDPGYLSARRVFLSHQAVLAPVPVDESGLIVEKLAGLDSTSLKLVYVTPSHQFPTGSILSLARRLELLAWAHQHHCLILEDDYDSEYRYGDRPIPALQGLDQSNSVIYIGTFSKVLFPSLRIGYLVVPPSLVFLFTQAKWLCDRQLPMLEQQVLTEFIEAGHLESHIRRMRSHYDQLRQTLVKALKTHLGDRVVILGEQAGIHIMVKLQTSWNDAEVIQRASEAGVGLESAQPYYLQGIDRGEFILGYGDLDSETIAMGIDRLAQALEK, encoded by the coding sequence ATGGACTTAACCATTACCCTCGATAATCAGATCGATCGACCGCTGCATCAGCAGCTTTATGAGGAACTGCGACAAACCATTCTGACAGGACGGCTCCTGCCTCGCCAAAAGCTGCCTTCCACCCGATCGCTGGCTCAATCGCTCCACATTTCTCGCACCACCGTCACACAAAGCTACGATCGCCTTTTGAGTGAGGGATATCTAGAATCGATCGTGGGTTCTGGCACTTATGTTTGCGCTCAGCTTCCAGATGAGCTACTGCATTCCAGTCCGGTTGAAACTGAGCAAACGCTAAATTCTGACCCCATTCATTTGTCCTGCTATGGTAATCACCTCAGTCAAACCCTCTTTGCGCTACAGCCCAAATTAGAGCAGCCGATTAGCTTCCGCTTGGGGCAGCTAGCCCTGCAACACTTCCCGATCGCTCTGTGGCGCAAATTGCTTTCCCGTTACTGTCTTGCCAGCTCTGATTGGTTAGACTACGCAGCCGACTTTCAGGGCTATCTGCCGCTGCGGCAAGCGATCGCCGCTTATCTGTCGCGCTCAAGAGCCGTGCAGTGTACGCCTCAGCAAATCATTCTAACCAATGGAACTCAGCAAGCCCTGGATCTGGTGATGCGCCTGCTCATTGATGCGGGGGATGGGATTGTGGTTGAAGATCCGGGCTACCTCAGTGCGCGACGGGTCTTTCTCAGCCATCAAGCAGTTCTGGCTCCTGTTCCAGTCGATGAGTCAGGCTTAATCGTTGAAAAACTTGCTGGTTTAGACTCAACGTCTCTCAAACTGGTATATGTCACCCCCTCGCATCAGTTTCCCACCGGATCGATTCTCTCCCTTGCGCGTCGTCTGGAACTTTTAGCCTGGGCACATCAGCACCACTGTCTAATTCTAGAAGATGACTATGATAGTGAGTACCGCTATGGGGATCGTCCGATTCCTGCTTTGCAGGGGCTAGATCAGAGTAATTCAGTGATTTATATCGGTACGTTTTCAAAAGTGCTGTTTCCTTCCCTTCGCATCGGCTATCTGGTCGTTCCGCCCTCACTGGTATTCTTATTTACCCAGGCAAAATGGCTGTGCGATCGCCAGCTTCCCATGCTCGAACAACAGGTACTCACAGAATTTATCGAAGCCGGACACCTGGAAAGTCATATTCGCAGGATGCGATCCCACTACGACCAATTGCGTCAGACCTTAGTAAAAGCGTTGAAAACTCACTTGGGCGATCGGGTCGTGATTTTGGGAGAACAAGCAGGAATTCATATCATGGTAAAACTGCAAACGTCCTGGAATGATGCGGAGGTAATTCAACGGGCATCTGAAGCTGGCGTGGGCTTAGAGTCTGCTCAGCCCTATTATTTACAGGGGATCGATCGAGGGGAGTTTATTCTAGGCTACGGAGATTTGGATTCAGAAACGATCGCAATGGGGATCGATCGTCTGGCACAAGCATTAGAAAAGTAG
- a CDS encoding transposase, protein MTAPLYDSDLTDAEWTIVEPLLPAPKPLGKDREVDLRDVLNAIFYRADNALKWRALPKHFPAWQTVYGYYRLWVRLGVWEQINTALVRQVRQAAGRNEEPSFPL, encoded by the coding sequence ATGACTGCCCCCCTCTACGACAGCGACTTGACCGATGCCGAGTGGACAATCGTTGAACCTTTGTTACCTGCTCCTAAACCTCTGGGCAAAGACCGAGAGGTGGATTTAAGAGACGTTCTCAATGCCATCTTCTACCGGGCAGACAACGCTCTAAAATGGCGGGCACTCCCCAAGCATTTCCCAGCGTGGCAAACGGTGTACGGCTACTACCGCTTGTGGGTGAGATTGGGAGTATGGGAGCAAATTAATACTGCACTGGTGCGGCAGGTGCGGCAAGCCGCAGGACGAAATGAAGAACCGAGCTTCCCTCTGTGA
- a CDS encoding ferredoxin reductase family protein: MRRLLMHSPVTVAALWIVAYLAITVFPLMVLLLYPPPNRGFWIDFSVALGFIALAVMALQFVLTARVNRIESSYGIDILLQFHRYTSIVAFFMVLAHPIILFVVEPATLQLLNFPQAPLRAQMATIATIAFLAMVVTTIWRKPLKIPYEPWRASHTVLAVLAVGLGFGHAILVGNYLGLFWKVVLWSGIILVSLWLIIYVRLVKPWLLKKKPYVVEEILPQRGDVWTLALRPIGHSGFTFQPGQFSWLTLNITPFSMREHPFSMSSSGDCPDRIEFGIKAIGDFTKRIKDYKPGTMAYLDGPYGVFTTERYWDSAGFVLIAGGVGITPIYSILLTAAERKDDRPFLLIYAAPSWSDITYREEIETLKEKLDLIVVYVLRKAHDDWEGDTGYVDRELLEKYIPLHRGSRHYFVCAAPVMMDAVERALFELEVPVTNVHMEHFDLA; encoded by the coding sequence ATGAGACGATTGTTGATGCATAGTCCAGTCACAGTTGCTGCACTCTGGATTGTGGCGTATCTAGCAATCACGGTGTTTCCGTTAATGGTGCTGCTGCTGTACCCACCACCAAACCGGGGATTCTGGATCGATTTTTCCGTTGCGCTTGGCTTTATTGCGCTGGCGGTGATGGCGTTGCAGTTTGTCCTCACGGCTCGCGTCAATCGGATTGAATCCTCCTACGGGATTGACATTCTGCTTCAGTTTCACCGCTATACCTCGATCGTCGCCTTTTTCATGGTGCTGGCGCATCCCATCATCCTGTTTGTGGTGGAACCTGCCACGCTGCAACTGCTCAACTTCCCCCAGGCTCCCCTGCGGGCACAAATGGCAACGATCGCAACGATCGCATTTCTGGCAATGGTTGTCACCACAATTTGGCGCAAGCCGTTGAAAATTCCTTATGAGCCGTGGCGAGCGTCCCATACAGTGCTGGCGGTGCTGGCAGTGGGGTTGGGCTTTGGGCACGCTATTCTGGTGGGCAACTATCTCGGCTTGTTCTGGAAGGTAGTTTTGTGGTCAGGCATTATCCTGGTGTCGCTGTGGCTGATTATCTATGTGCGTCTGGTTAAACCCTGGCTGCTGAAGAAAAAGCCCTATGTGGTCGAAGAAATTCTGCCTCAGCGAGGCGATGTCTGGACATTAGCGCTACGTCCGATCGGTCACAGTGGCTTTACTTTCCAGCCCGGTCAGTTTTCCTGGCTGACGCTGAATATCACGCCCTTTAGTATGCGCGAGCATCCTTTTTCGATGTCCTCCAGCGGTGATTGTCCGGATCGCATCGAGTTTGGCATCAAGGCGATCGGGGATTTTACCAAACGCATCAAAGACTACAAGCCGGGAACAATGGCTTATCTGGACGGTCCTTATGGCGTGTTCACAACCGAGCGATACTGGGACAGTGCCGGATTTGTATTAATTGCAGGGGGAGTTGGCATTACGCCGATTTACAGTATTCTCCTAACTGCCGCCGAACGCAAAGATGATCGCCCCTTTCTGCTGATTTATGCCGCTCCATCCTGGAGTGATATTACTTATCGGGAAGAAATTGAGACATTAAAAGAAAAGCTGGATCTGATCGTCGTTTATGTGCTGCGGAAAGCGCACGATGACTGGGAAGGGGATACGGGATACGTCGATCGGGAATTGCTAGAGAAATACATCCCGCTCCATCGCGGCAGTCGTCATTACTTTGTTTGTGCCGCTCCCGTTATGATGGATGCTGTTGAACGGGCACTGTTTGAGCTGGAGGTTCCGGTGACGAATGTGCATATGGAACACTTTGATTTGGCGTGA
- a CDS encoding nucleoside deaminase: MVDNTELKYLRRCVELATEALEAGDEPFGSVLVAADGTILFEDRNRVASGDQTRHPEFEIARWAAANLSPEARSAATVFTSGEHCPMCAAAHGWVGLGRIVYVSSSAQLTTWLAEMEVSQPPVKPLPIQEIVPGLAVEGPVLELSEQVRELHRRFYRS; the protein is encoded by the coding sequence ATGGTAGACAACACTGAATTGAAGTATTTGCGCCGCTGTGTGGAACTAGCGACCGAAGCACTCGAAGCAGGTGACGAACCGTTCGGCTCTGTCCTGGTTGCCGCCGATGGCACGATTCTATTTGAGGATCGGAATCGCGTCGCTTCCGGAGACCAAACCCGTCACCCTGAATTTGAAATTGCACGCTGGGCAGCGGCAAATTTGTCGCCTGAAGCCCGATCGGCGGCAACGGTTTTCACTTCAGGAGAACATTGTCCCATGTGCGCGGCAGCTCATGGTTGGGTTGGGCTGGGTCGAATTGTGTATGTCAGTTCTTCTGCACAACTGACAACCTGGCTTGCTGAAATGGAGGTATCTCAGCCCCCCGTGAAACCGTTGCCTATCCAGGAGATTGTTCCTGGGCTTGCGGTGGAGGGTCCGGTTCTCGAACTTTCGGAGCAGGTGCGTGAACTGCATCGCCGCTTTTACCGCTCGTAG
- a CDS encoding HEAT repeat domain-containing protein translates to MPITMQDVRFWLDAEEVNYNRAKELGPEAIPFLMELVQGNNLALASKATYLASLIHTEEAVAVIETAAARSEAVVRVAAASSLRNLPEVQAERVLDQLVHDADAGIRKVTLNSTRQFRSQEIEATLQHVADTDPEAFVRDAAASTVRMMQRRRQIP, encoded by the coding sequence ATGCCAATTACAATGCAAGATGTTCGCTTCTGGTTAGATGCAGAAGAAGTGAATTATAATCGGGCAAAGGAACTGGGTCCCGAAGCCATCCCGTTCCTCATGGAACTCGTTCAGGGAAATAACTTAGCCCTGGCTTCCAAAGCCACCTATTTAGCAAGTTTGATTCATACCGAAGAGGCTGTTGCCGTCATCGAAACGGCTGCCGCTCGATCAGAAGCAGTAGTGCGAGTTGCGGCTGCTTCAAGCCTTCGCAATCTACCCGAAGTACAGGCGGAGAGGGTTCTGGATCAATTAGTGCACGACGCAGATGCCGGTATCCGCAAGGTAACACTAAACTCTACAAGGCAATTTCGATCGCAAGAAATAGAGGCAACATTACAGCACGTTGCTGACACTGATCCAGAAGCTTTCGTTCGCGATGCTGCGGCTAGTACGGTAAGGATGATGCAGAGAAGGCGACAAATCCCATGA
- a CDS encoding FG-GAP-like repeat-containing protein gives MIRRRSDFDGDGISEIPVTSPWGIGFLKLSGSTLTSPVMAPNGTRFGGWLLNTADNRFDLMADFDGDGRTEILVTSPWGMGILKQSGNTLTAPMMAPNGTRFGGWLLNTVDNRFGPVGDFDGDGRAEILVTSPWGISIFKLSGNTITVPAIAANGTRFGDWLLNTADNRFSPIGDVDGDGKDEILVTSPWGIGILKLSGNTLTAIMMAPNGTRFGGWLLNTADNHVVTAADLDGDGRAEIVITSPWGIGVLKLSGNTLTAAMMAPNGTRFGGWLLNTLDNRIGPAADLDGDGRAELLIASPWGIGVLKLAGSTFNVPMMAPNGTRFGGWLLNTADNHFDSLVDFTGDGRDDILVTSPWGIGIFRFTGNSFSVPMMAPNGTRFGGWLLSTANNRFELGEQILRLHIKILTNPSIAIDRMVVAMQQVYESVGIRVHRVSTETLNLPALNDVDVGSCTLGSVTAEQTQLFANRNNAWGSDVVVYFVRSTVPVFNGCASHPAGRPGAVVAQIATVWTLAHEVGHVLGLNHVNDNNRLMTGNGTSNITNAPPDLISIEVNSMRASTLTFAG, from the coding sequence ATGATCCGAAGAAGAAGTGATTTTGACGGGGATGGTATCTCTGAAATTCCTGTCACTAGTCCCTGGGGTATTGGCTTTTTGAAGCTTTCTGGTAGTACGCTCACATCACCCGTTATGGCACCGAACGGCACTCGCTTTGGCGGGTGGTTGCTCAATACCGCAGACAATCGATTTGACCTGATGGCGGATTTTGATGGGGACGGACGAACTGAGATTCTGGTCACTAGCCCCTGGGGGATGGGAATCTTGAAGCAATCCGGCAATACGCTCACTGCCCCCATGATGGCACCCAATGGCACCCGCTTTGGCGGATGGTTACTCAACACGGTCGATAATCGATTTGGTCCAGTAGGCGACTTTGATGGAGACGGACGAGCCGAAATTCTGGTCACTAGCCCCTGGGGGATTAGCATTTTTAAGCTTTCAGGCAATACGATCACCGTGCCAGCGATCGCTGCTAACGGAACTCGGTTTGGTGACTGGTTGCTGAACACAGCAGATAATCGCTTCAGTCCGATCGGAGACGTGGATGGAGATGGCAAAGACGAAATTCTGGTCACGAGTCCCTGGGGCATTGGTATTCTGAAGCTGTCGGGCAACACGCTGACGGCAATTATGATGGCACCGAACGGCACTCGCTTTGGCGGATGGTTGCTCAATACCGCAGATAACCATGTCGTCACAGCTGCTGATTTAGATGGGGATGGCAGAGCTGAGATTGTCATTACCAGCCCCTGGGGAATTGGCGTATTGAAGCTGTCAGGGAATACATTAACTGCTGCGATGATGGCACCCAACGGCACTCGCTTTGGCGGATGGCTGCTTAACACGCTGGACAATCGCATCGGACCCGCCGCTGATTTAGACGGGGATGGCAGAGCCGAACTTCTAATCGCCAGCCCGTGGGGAATTGGAGTCCTCAAACTGGCTGGGAGTACATTCAATGTGCCGATGATGGCACCGAATGGCACCCGCTTTGGGGGATGGTTGCTCAATACCGCAGATAACCACTTTGACAGTCTGGTTGATTTCACGGGGGATGGTCGCGATGATATCTTAGTCACCAGTCCTTGGGGTATTGGTATCTTTCGTTTCACGGGTAATTCTTTCAGCGTGCCGATGATGGCACCGAATGGCACTCGCTTTGGCGGATGGTTACTCAGCACCGCTAACAACCGCTTTGAATTAGGCGAGCAAATTCTGCGTTTGCACATTAAAATTCTGACAAACCCCAGCATTGCGATCGATCGCATGGTTGTCGCCATGCAGCAGGTCTATGAATCCGTAGGAATTCGCGTGCACCGGGTAAGTACGGAAACATTGAATCTACCCGCTCTAAATGATGTTGACGTTGGCTCCTGCACGCTTGGATCTGTCACTGCGGAGCAGACCCAACTCTTCGCAAACCGGAATAACGCCTGGGGCAGTGATGTAGTCGTCTACTTTGTGCGGTCAACAGTTCCCGTATTTAACGGCTGTGCATCTCACCCTGCGGGTCGTCCTGGAGCTGTCGTGGCTCAAATTGCCACCGTGTGGACCCTTGCCCATGAAGTCGGACATGTTCTGGGATTAAATCATGTCAACGACAACAATCGGTTAATGACCGGGAATGGCACTTCAAACATTACGAATGCCCCACCCGATCTCATATCGATTGAGGTCAATTCGATGCGGGCAAGCACATTAACCTTTGCAGGCTAA
- a CDS encoding GlcNAc-transferase family protein, translating into MKKIYVQIPAYRDIELGATLLDLVEKADDADALRIGVLWQRAEGDTLPEAVHANPNTEIIEQSYQESKGCNWARAELQKRWQGEPYTLFLDSHHRFIPGWDRHLIEMHEGLKQSGIQKPLITAYLPPYDPRNDPDNRLLDPLQIWAHSREQGMLIYLIAQPIPMWRTLENPIPARFASLHFVFAEGTFNREIVLDEQVYFFGDEVVLALRAFTHGYDLFHPHYVLGWHLYDRVATRTTHWEDHSDYHERNERSCNRLRDIFLGIDDEAIGTARSLDEYEFLICDKLIRC; encoded by the coding sequence ATGAAAAAAATCTACGTTCAAATTCCAGCCTACCGTGACATTGAATTGGGAGCAACGTTGCTCGATCTCGTTGAAAAGGCAGATGATGCAGACGCCCTTCGCATTGGTGTTCTTTGGCAACGAGCAGAGGGGGACACGCTGCCAGAGGCAGTACACGCAAACCCGAATACTGAAATTATTGAGCAATCCTACCAGGAAAGTAAGGGGTGCAATTGGGCAAGGGCTGAGCTTCAGAAGCGTTGGCAAGGAGAGCCATACACATTATTTCTCGACTCCCATCACCGTTTTATTCCTGGCTGGGATCGGCATTTGATTGAAATGCATGAAGGTCTGAAGCAGAGCGGCATTCAAAAACCTTTAATCACAGCCTATCTTCCGCCCTATGACCCTAGGAACGATCCCGATAACCGTCTACTAGACCCGCTGCAAATCTGGGCCCATAGCCGAGAGCAAGGAATGCTGATTTATTTAATCGCGCAGCCAATCCCAATGTGGCGCACTCTCGAAAATCCTATTCCTGCCCGGTTCGCTTCACTTCATTTCGTTTTTGCAGAGGGCACATTTAATCGTGAGATTGTTCTCGATGAACAGGTGTATTTTTTCGGTGATGAAGTCGTACTCGCCCTCAGGGCATTTACCCACGGTTACGATTTATTCCATCCCCATTATGTGCTGGGGTGGCATCTATACGATCGCGTTGCGACACGCACAACCCATTGGGAAGATCATTCAGACTATCATGAGCGGAATGAACGATCGTGCAATCGGTTACGCGATATTTTTCTGGGCATCGACGATGAGGCGATCGGCACTGCTCGCAGCCTAGACGAGTATGAGTTTCTAATTTGTGACAAGTTAATCCGGTGCTAA
- a CDS encoding prolyl hydroxylase family protein has translation MATVLDVLEEEGIAVVDDFITPPECSLMLEELEFTYWQDSVVVKYIGDENSPAYLSSMRKSQTSGQIWFSDEINAILALIEERLACLLNTTRDRFEEWQATRYQKNDRFDYHVDGGNWERTAAGERKRSIIMYLDTPIHGGETHFRALNRTIEAKAGRVLIWNNLLPTGKCNFAMIHAGLPVEEGTKTILVSWERERRLRL, from the coding sequence ATGGCTACCGTTCTAGATGTATTGGAAGAAGAAGGAATTGCTGTGGTGGATGACTTCATTACTCCACCAGAATGCAGCCTAATGCTGGAAGAACTGGAGTTTACCTACTGGCAAGATAGCGTAGTGGTGAAATACATCGGCGATGAAAATTCCCCGGCGTATTTAAGCAGTATGAGAAAGAGCCAGACATCAGGACAGATCTGGTTTAGTGACGAAATAAATGCTATTCTTGCCTTGATTGAGGAGCGGTTAGCTTGCCTTTTAAATACCACACGCGATCGTTTTGAAGAGTGGCAGGCTACACGATATCAGAAGAACGATAGGTTTGATTATCACGTCGATGGTGGCAATTGGGAGCGAACTGCTGCCGGAGAAAGAAAGCGCAGTATTATCATGTATTTAGACACGCCTATTCACGGCGGCGAAACTCACTTTCGGGCATTAAATAGGACTATTGAAGCCAAAGCTGGGCGAGTCCTGATCTGGAACAATCTTCTACCAACGGGGAAATGCAATTTTGCGATGATTCACGCGGGTCTTCCTGTTGAGGAGGGGACAAAGACAATCCTTGTTTCCTGGGAACGGGAACGGCGATTGCGTTTATAA